The window ATTCAAAAATTTCACCCCTTCGCTGCCTCTGATGGAAATAGACGTTTTTAACTGGAGGGCGGGCAgtgagaaaattatttttttaaaaaatgattttatttagataataaaaatgcatggcGAAAGTaattatgtgtgtatgtatatatgtatatatatatatatatatatgtatatatatatatatatatatatatatatatatatatatatatatatatatatatatatatatatatatatatatatatatatatatatatatatatatatacacacacacacatatatacacacacatatatacacacatacgtatatatacacacacatatatatatatatatatatatatatatatatatatatatgtgtgtatatatacgtatgtgtgtatatgtgtgtatgtgtatgtatatatatatgtgtgtgtatatatatatatatgtatgtatgcatatatatgtatgtatgtatgtatatatatggatatgtatttatgtgtatatatgtgtaaatatatgtatgtttatgtgtatatatatgtgtgtatttatgtgtatatatatgtatgtatctatatatatatgtgtatatatcaaTATGAGTATATAACAAAAgtcaaaaacaataatttcaatGTATCATTTTAGGAAATGAGTAAAATTAGTTAAATGAGTCTTTGTGGGTTCCCCCATCCAGGGAGCAACCATCCGTCGGGAGGAGTCAACCGGTGCCGTGGTAGTGGCACGCATCATGAGGGGCGGAGCTGCCGATCGTAGTGGTGAGCTGCCGAATGTCACGTGACGGCCACGACCCCCTTTTCCAATCTTTGACCTGAACTTTAGGCAAACGGGACTTCCTCGTCATATGTGACACACAAGTGAGAGGATTACGTTGTGTAATGCTTCGCAAACTGTCAACACAGATTAAATCCGGCAGATTAGTGTCACGAGATTGCATATTTtgacattgcctatggggaggttttttatggaaatggcagctttttgttgcttttttttccttcttttttccttctttttttacagTACGAGTCATGTGTGTGTTGCCAGGTCTGGTGCACGTCGGCGATGAGCTGCGGGAGGTCAATGGAAACTTGATAACTCACAAAAGGCCTGATGAAATCAGCCATATTCTGGTAATCATCCCGTTTGGCATCAATTGAACTTGCAACATCGTAGTTGTACCACCAATCTGCACTCAATAGTCAGCCAATTGGCTCCTCCTTCTACCCGTATGTGAGTAATGCATGCAAGACAATTGAAAATAGCAATACACAAAACAACAGGATATTTCCTCCAATAGAAATGTATTACAAATAATTTTAtactcatttattattcattcaataTATAGCAGTCCTAAAGGTCAAAAACACTCGTCACAAGTATTAGTATGTGAAATGAATGTTCAAATCAAttggccttttttaaaaatagaaaatgacacAAATAAGATTGGACTAAAGTTTCTTTATTAAAGCCTAGTTGTGACCTTCCTTTCTCCACCAGTCCCAGTCAAAAGGATCCATTACGTTAAAAATCATCCCGGCCATTGTAGAAGATGGCAAGACGAAGGAAAGCAGGGTGAGGACCATTCATGGCCATTTGCCACTGCTAAATCACATCATGGTTTAATAGGACCTTTTGACAGGTTTACATCCGCGCCCTGTTTGACTACATCCCTTTGGAGGACCGAGCGGCACCTTGCCAAGAGGCTGGCCTTCCTTTCAAGCGAGGTGATATCCTTCAAGTGGTCAGCCAGGAAGACGCCACATGGTGGCAGGCCAAGAAAGTGGGAGACTCTAACATGAGAGCTGCCCTCATCCCTTCCGCAAATTTCCAGGAAAGGTAGGCGACCATTGATGGTAATAGAAAtacaatcaatttgaactgcaGTGATATAATTCCGAGTAAGCCCAATTTTTACTCAAAAACATGACCatgttgtgattttttaatgtaatggcAGTTCAAATGAGTTAACCATTCGGTCGCCGTCAATGCTAGCAAATAATTGaaccttgcatttctttggGATTTAGACGCCTGCGCTACCGACAGAAGACGAGCTCCTTGCCACTCTGCACTTCCCCGAACGTGATTAAATGTAAGTAATCGCAATTTGCCTGCGACTCATTACTGGTACAAGCCTCGAAGCTACTCGGATGAGATGGATACTCACGTGGGGCAGTTTGTGTAATCCTGACTGCGAGATGCATAAAAAGAGATTACAACGCTTTAATCTCTGTTGTGCGCTCATTTAATCCAATTTGAAATATGCATTCCCAGGAAAAGACACTAATATGAACACTTAAATATCTATGTATATTACCCGAGACCTATtaaatttattcatatttacttGTTaactattatatttttttcagtgaagTCTTTTGAGTTTAGGGCCAAATTAATATGATCTTAAAGGAGGTATTAGTTTTGAGCGAATAGAATTTTTgcatggggggaaaaataaatcataaagaCGACGTGCTTGTCATTTTGTGTCGCTCTTTGCAGTGAATATGTGTGTCCTTCCTTGCAATGCTCCCCTAACCCTCAGACCAGCCGGCTCCCGCAGGTAACCCACACACCAACAGTACCATGTTTccatgccattgacagcgattaATGTTCAATCCACTTGGACCGAGACGTCCTCTATTTAATGGACTGtacatctattgccgtcaatgggagCGAAATAATTCCCGCCTTCCTTTCCTCTCGTATACTCTCCTCGTCTTTTCCTCGCAGACGACGTGGACGCGCAAGACAAAGGTGAGACAAGGTATGCAACCAAGTTTTTTATTAATGCTCATGTACGTCCAACATTTGACCGCAGCCGGCCCGCGCCGAAGTTTTCGCCTGCAGAGGGAGCGGCAGAGTTCTCCGAGAGAAGATTTTTACGACTTCCACGTCTATGAAGAAGTGGTGCTTTACGTGCCTCGACCCGGGGACAGGCCAAGACTGGTGGTGTTACTTGGTGGGTGGTGTCATTTCCAGAATAGCGCCGTGCTCGAGGGCTGACTGACTTTGTGTGCTGTGTTCAGGCTCACTGGGAAGTCGAACGGCGGAGCTGAAACAGAGAATGATCGCAGACATGCCCAAAATCTATGGATTGGCCGTCCCGCGTCAGtaaactacacacacacacacacacacacacacatgtacataagtacatgtactgatgtacagttcatgtactgatgtacagttcatgtactgatgtacagttcatgtactgatgtacagttcatgtactgatgtacagttcatgtactgatgtacagttcatgtactgatgtacagtacatgtactgatgtacagtacatgtactgatgtacagtacatgtactgatgtacagtacatgtactgatgtacagttcatgtactgatgtacatatgtactgatgtacagttcatgtactgatgtactgatgtacatatgtacatatgtactgatgtactgatgtacatatgtactgatgtactgatgtacatatgtactgatgtactgatgtacatatgtactgatgtactgatgtacatatgtactgatgtacatatgtactgatgtactgatgtacatatgtactgatgtacatatgtactgatgtacatatgtactgatgtacatatgtactgatgtactgatgtactgatgtactgatgtactgatgtacatatgtactgatgtacatatgtactgatgtacatatgtactgatgtacatatgtactgatgtacatatgtactgatgtacatatgtactgatgtacatatgtactgatgtacatatgtactgatgtacatatgtactgatgtacatatgtactgatgtacatatgtactgatgtacatatgtactgatgtacatatgtactgatgtacatatgtactgatgtacatatgtactgatgtacatatgtactgatgtacatatgtactgatgtacatatgtactgatgtacatatgtactgatgtacatatgtactgatgtacatatgtactgatgtacatatgtacatatgtactgatgtacatatgtactgatgtacatatgtactgatgtacatatgtactgatgtacatatgtactggtgtacatatgtactgatgtacatatgtactggtgtacatatgtactggtgtacatatgtactgatgtacatatgtactgatgtacatatgtactgatgtacatatgtactgatgtacatatgtactgatgtacatatgtactgatgtacatatgtactgatgtacatatgtactgatgtacatatgtactgatgtacatatgtactgatgtactgatgtactgatgtactgatgtactgatgtacatatgtactgatgtactgatgtacatatgtactgatgtacatatgtactttagtactgatgtacatatgtactttagtactgatgtacatatgtactttagtactgatgtacatatgtactttagtactgatgtacatgtactttagtactgatgtacatgtactttagtactgatgtacatgtactttagtactgatgtacatgtactttagtactgatgtacatgtactttagtactgatgtacatgtactttagtactgatgtacatgtactttagtactgatgtacatgtactttagtactgatgtacatgtactttagtactgatgtacatgtactttagtactgatgtacatgtactttagtactgatgtacatgtactttagtactgatgtacatgtactttagtactgatgtacatgtactttagtactgatgtacatgtactttagtactgatgtacatgtactttagtactgatgtacatgtactttagtactgatgtacatgtactttagtactgatgtacatgtactttagtactgatgtacatgtactttagtactgatgtacatgtactttagtactgatgtacatgtactttagtactgatgtacatgtactttagtactgatgtacatgtactttagtactgatgtacatgtactttagtactgatgtacatgtactttagtactgatgtacatgtactttagtactgatgtacatgtactttagtactgatgtacatgtactttagtactgatgtacatgtactttagtactgatgtacatgtactttagtactgatgtacatgtactttagtactgatgtacatgtactttagtactgatgtacatgtactttagtactgatgtacatgtacttattaactgatgtacatgtactaatgtacatgtacttattaactgatgtacatgtactaatgtgcATGTACTTATtaactgatgtacatgtactaatgtacatgtacttatCTACTGATGTGCATGTACTTATGtgctgatgtactgatgtacatgtactgatgtacatgtactaatgtacatgtactaatgtacatgtactaatgtacatgtactaatgtacatgtactaatgtacatgtactaatgtacatgtactaatgtacatgtactaatgtacatgtactaatgtacatgtactaatgtacatgtactaatgtacatgtactaatgtacatgtactaatgtacatgtactaatgtacatgtactaatgtacatgtactaatgtacatgtactaatgtacatgtactaatgtacatgtactaatgtacatgtactaatgtacatgtactaatgtacatgtactaatgtacatgtactaatgtacatgtactaatgtacatgtactaatgtacatgtactaatgtacatgtactaatgtacatgtactaatgtacatgtactaatgtacatgtactaatgtacatgtactaatgtacatgtactaatgtacatgtactaatgtacatgtactaatgtacatgtactaatgtacatgtactaatgtacatgtactaatgtacatgtactaatgtacatgtactaatgtacatgtactaatgtacatgtactaatgtacatgtactaatgtacatgtactaatgtacatgtactaatgtacatgtactaatgtacatgtactaatgtacatgtactaatgtacatgtactaatgtacatgtactaatgtacatgtactaatgtacatgtactaatgtacatgtactaatgtacatgtactaatgtacatgtactaatgtacatgtactaatgtacatgtactaatgtacatgtactaatgtacatgtactaatgtacatgtactaatgtacatgtactaatgtacatgtactaatgtacatgtactaatgtacatgtactaatgtacatgtactaatgtacatgtactaatgtacatgtactaatgtacatgtactaatgtacatgtactaatgtacatgtactaatgtacatgtactaatgtacatgtactaatgtacatgtactaatgtacatgtactaatgtacatgtactaatgtacatgtactaatgtacatgtactaatgtacatgtactaatgtacatgtactaatgtacatgtactaatgtacatgtactaatgtacatgtactaatgtacatgtactaatgtacatgtactaatgtacatgtactaatgtacatgtactaatgtacatgtactaatgtacatgtactaatgtacatgtactaatgtacatgtactaatgtacatgtactaatgtacatgtactaatgtacatgtactaatgtacatgtactaatgtacatgtactaatgtacatgtactaatgtacatgtactaatgtacatgtactaatgtacatgtactaatgtacatgtactaatgtacatgtactaatgtacatgtactaatgtacatgtactaatgtacatgtactaatgtacatgtactaatgtacatgtactaatgtacatgtactaatgtacatgtactaatgtacatgtactaatgtacatgtactaatgtacatgtactaatgtacatgtactaatgtacatgtactaatgtacatgtactaatgtacatgtactaatgtacatgtactaatgtacatgtactaatgtacatgtactaatgtacatgtactaatgtacatgtactaatgtacatgtactaatgtacatgtactaatgtacatgtactaatgtacatgtactaatgtacatgtactaatgtacatgtactaatgtacatgtactaatgtacatgtactaatgtacatgtactaatgtacatgtactaatgtacatgtactaatgtacatgtactaatgtacatgtactaatgtacatgtactaatgtacatgtactaatgtacatgtactaatgtacatgtactaatgtacatgtactaatgtacatgtactaatgtacatgtactaatgtacatgtactaatgtacatgtactaatgtacatgtactaatgtacatgtactaatgtacatgtactaatgtacatgtactaatgtacatgtactaatgtacatgtactaatgtacatgtactaatgtacatgtactaatgtacatgtactaatgtacatgtactaatgtacatgtactaatgtacatgtactaatgtacatgtactaatgtacatgtactaatgtacatgtactaatgtacatgtactaatgtacatgtactaatgtacatgtactaatgtacatgtactaatgtacatgtactaatgtacatgtactaatgtacatgtactaatgtacatgtactaatgtacatgtactaatgtacatgtactaatgtacatgtactaatgtacatgtactaatgtacatgtactaatgtacatgtactaatgtacatgtactaatgtacatgtactaatgtacatgtactaatgtacatgtactaatgtacatgtactaatgtacatgtactaatgtacatgtactaatgtacatgtactaatgtacatgtactaatgtacatgtactaatgtacatgtactaatgtacatgtacattagtacatgtacattagtacatgtacattagtacatgtacattagtacatgtacattagtacatgtacattagtacatgtactaatgtacatgtacattagtacatgtacattagtacatgtacattagtacatgtactaatgtacatgtactaatgtacatgtactaatgtacatgtactaatgtacatgtactaatgtacatgtactaatgtacatgtacattagtacatgtactaatgtacatgtacattagtacatgtactaatgtacatgtactaatgtacatgtacattagtacatgtacattagtacatgtactaatgtacatgtactaatgtacatgtacattagtacatgtactaatgtacatgtacattagtacatgtactaatgtacatgtacattagtacatgtactaatgtacatgtacattagtacatgtactaatgtacatgtacattagtacatgtactaatgtacatgtacattagtacatgtactaatgtacatgtactaatgtacatgtacattagtacatgtacattagtacatgtacattagtacatgtacattagtacatgtacattagtacatgtacattagtacatgtacattagtacatgtacattagtacatgtacattagtacatgtacattagtacatgtacattagtacatgtacattagtacatgtacattagtacatgtacattagtacatgtacattagtacatgtacattagtacatgtacattagtacatgtacatcagtacatgtacatcagtacatgtacatcagtacatgtacatcagtacatgtacatcagtacatcagtacatcagtacatcagtacatcagtacatcagtacatcagtacatcagtacatcagtacatcagtacatcagtacatcagtacatcagtacatcagtacatcagtacatcagtacatcagtacatcagtacatcagtacatcagtacatcagtacatcagtacatcagtacatcagtacatcagtacatcagtacatcagtacatcagtacatcagtacatcagtacatcagtacatcagtacatcagtacatcagtacatcagtacatcagtacatcagtacatcagtacatcagtacatcagtacatcagtacatcagtacatcagtacatcagtacatcagtacatgtacatcagtacatgtacatgtacatcagtacatcagtacatgtacatcagtacatgtacatcagtacatgtacatgtacatcagtacatgtacatgtacatcagtacatcagtacatgtacatcagtacatgtacatcagtacatgtacatgtacatcagtacatgtacatgtacatcagtacatgtacatgtacatcagtacatgtacatgtacatcagtacatgtacatcagtacatgtacatgtacatcagtacatgtacatgtacatcagtacatgtacatgtacatcagtacatgtacatgtacatcagtacatgtacatgtacatcagtacatgtacatcagtacatgtacatgtacatgtacatcagtacatgtacatcagtacatgtacatgtacatcagtacatgtacatgtacatcagtacatgtacatcagtacatgtacatgtacatcagtacatgtacatgtacatcagtacatgtacatgtactgatgtacatgtactgatgtacatcagtacatgtacatcagtacatgtacatcagtacatcagtacatgtacatcagtacatcagtacatgtacatcagtacatcagtacatgtacatcagtacatcagtacatgtacatcagtacatgtacatcagtacatgtacatcagtacatgtacatcagtacatcagtacatgtacatcagtacatgtacatcagtacatgtacatcagtacatcagtacatgtacatcagtacatgtacatcagtacatcagtacatgtacatcagtacatcagtacatgtacatcagtacatgtacatcagtacatcagtacatgtacatcagtacatcagtacatgtacatcagtacatgtacatgtacatgtacatcagtacatcagtacatgtacatcagtacatgtacatgtacatgtacatcagtacatcagtacatcagtacatgtacatcagtacatgtacatgtacatgtacatcagtacatcagtacatcagtacatgtacatcagtacatgtacatcagtacatgtacatcagtacatgtacatcagtacatgtacatcagtacatgtacatgtacatcagtacatgtacatcagtacatgtacatgtacatcagtacatgtacatcagtacatgtacatcagtacatgtacatcagtacatgtacatcagtacatgtacatcagtacatgtacatcagtacatcagtacatgtacatcagtacatgtacatgtacatcagtacatgtacatcagtacatgtacatcagtacatgtacatcagtacatgtacatcagtacatgtacatcagtacatgtacatcagtacatgtacatcagtacatgtacatcagtacatgtacatcagtacatgtacatcagtacatgtacatcagtacatgtacatcagtacatgtacatcagtacatgtacatcagtacatgtacatcagtacatgtacatcagtacatgtacatcagtacatgtactgatgtgcatcagtacatgtactgatgtgcatcagtacatgtactgatgtgcatcagtacatgtactgatgtgcatcagtacatgtactgatgtgcatcagtacatgtactgatgtgcatcagtacatgtactgatgtgcatcagtacatgtactgatgtgcatcagtacatgtactgatgtgcatcagtacatgtacatcagtacatacaCGCATAGGCACTGACCTTCGCTTTGTGTTGTCCTGATCAGATACAAGTCGACCAAGAAAAAACTACGAGCGTGAGGGTGTGGAGTACCACTTCATCACCAAAACTCATTTTCAGGCCGACATTCACAACGGCAAGTGAGTACGCCTCACCGATGGTTCCTCGCCTCGTCCACATCGTTCCAATGTCTTGTCTGTCTTTCGCTGCAGGTTCATCGAACACGGAGaatataaagacaatttgtacGGCACCAGCCTGATGTCCATTCACAGAACTCTGCTTCAGAACAAGATCTGCCTCGTGGACGTACAACCGGAGGTTCGTACCCCGAAAAGTTGGCCGCTTTTTACCTGATCAATTTTGGTTTGGTCTGGTTTTGACGCCCAGGCGCTGAAGGTCCTCCGCACCGCGGCCTTCAAACCTTTCGTAGTCTTCGTGAGACCTTCCCTCCTGGAAGCTGAGATGAAACCTTTCGGCTCGTGTTCTTCCCTCCTCGGCGCCGGCGTTGCGGTAAGTCTTTCGTGATGGATGAGGAGGACGGACGGTCCTTGCTCTAAATCGTTCTCGTCGACAGGAACACGATCTACAAGACATGAGGCAATCCGCCGAGGAACTGGAGCGGTGTTACGGCCATCTATTGGACCACATTCTGGTGAAGGAAGCGACGCCAGGCGCCGCCGCCCAACTCCACACTGTCCTGGAACATTTGCGACTGGAACCTCAATGGCTCCCCGCTACCTGGATGGAGACCTGAAACTCCTCGGGATGTGCTCTGCTCTTGGTGCCAAATGCTACTTTTTAAGACTGTCAGAAACATGCACAATCATCCCCAAACAAAGTGCTTTGTGTTTGAGCACTCCATTTATTTTAGGACAAAAGGAACAATTAGAAAGCAGTAAATATACATGTGAGCACAAAACACCAAGTTACTTCCACAGCTTCTTGATGGACATATTTTTCTCGCTGTCCTTCTGCATCACCTGTCGGACAAACAAAGTGTTAGCAACTGATGAGTTGACACGGGTCACTAATTCAAATCCACTTGGACCAGGAGGCCAGCTAGCGGTCGAATGACTGCTGCCAGCTTtgcccagtccaaatggattagacatctagtGCTGCCAAAGAGTTAAACTGCTAAATCTAGCATGATTGAATCACATTACAACTAAGCTATTGAGTTAACCATTTAATGAGCTATTTCTATTCAATTAgtagatttgttttaaattgtccCTTAGCTAATACTACACGTAATGATGCTGTaacaaagacaagaaaaaaatgactttgcagCAATGGGAGTTGAGTGTACTCCCATTGATGGacattaatttaaaacatttactgtAGTACTAATCTGCAGCATACtcgaatacaaaataaatgctcCAATGTCTCGGTCAAACATTGctgttattttggtgcctgacaataaatcaatgaactcaacaaaaacctgaaaattaaaatgtgtttttttggttgttgtttatatatacatatacatatacctatacatatacatagtacATTAGCTTAGCTCACATGTTAATCATTTAACAGTTTTTCACCCTCTTCTTACAAAGCTAGCAACTTTCTAGGTGTCCTGTCTAGTATTAAATGTTTAACATGCATATTTATCCACtaatttttcctgaaaaaaataatacaaaaataaacctACCTTGGCAACGGCCATTTCAAAATCCTCCTGGGTGACGTGAACTCTCCGCTCCCTCAGGGCGTACATGCCCGCCTCTGTGCATACGCcctaaaaaacacagaaaataatgttttgccACCGCGTCGGCCAACGTAAACGACGGCGGCGGAAGCTCACCTTGACTTCAGCACCCGATGCACCGGGCATGAGCTCGGCGATCTTCCTCAAGTTAATGCCTCGCGTTAGGTTCATCTTGCGAGAGTGGATCTTCAGGATGTCCAGGCGAGCCTGAGGGGCGGGCGGAAGACAGAACGTGTTCACCGTGGTGGAGTCGAAGGCTCGACGGGGGGTCTGACTTACCTCTTCGTTGGGAGGCGGGAACTCGATCTTGCGGTCGATCCTGCCTGGTC is drawn from Stigmatopora nigra isolate UIUO_SnigA chromosome 18, RoL_Snig_1.1, whole genome shotgun sequence and contains these coding sequences:
- the LOC144212119 gene encoding MAGUK p55 subfamily member 3-like isoform X2 — its product is MIEPSMPALSANTDLHETLAVLTSHLHPNANHKENMGFLKDVFSEKGLGYLMMIHEKLKLYERHSPTPIFLHASRLADDLSEDLQNGILQEDERELLLLLGAPHLKAVLEAHDTVAQKNFDPVLPPLVNDVDHEQDEESVKIVRLVKNTEPLGATIRREESTGAVVVARIMRGGAADRSGLVHVGDELREVNGNLITHKRPDEISHILSQSKGSITLKIIPAIVEDGKTKESRVYIRALFDYIPLEDRAAPCQEAGLPFKRGDILQVVSQEDATWWQAKKVGDSNMRAALIPSANFQERRLRYRQKTSSLPLCTSPNVIKYQPAPADDVDAQDKGETSFRLQRERQSSPREDFYDFHVYEEVVLYVPRPGDRPRLVVLLGSLGSRTAELKQRMIADMPKIYGLAVPHTSRPRKNYEREGVEYHFITKTHFQADIHNGKFIEHGEYKDNLYGTSLMSIHRTLLQNKICLVDVQPEALKVLRTAAFKPFVVFVRPSLLEAEMKPFGSCSSLLGAGVAEHDLQDMRQSAEELERCYGHLLDHILVKEATPGAAAQLHTVLEHLRLEPQWLPATWMET
- the LOC144212119 gene encoding MAGUK p55 subfamily member 3-like isoform X1, whose product is MIEPSMPALSANTDLHETLAVLTSHLHPNANHKENMGFLKDVFSEKGLGYLMMIHEKLKLYERHSPTPIFLHASRLADDLSEDLQNGILQEDERELLLLLGAPHLKAVLEAHDTVAQKNFDPVLPPLVNDVDHEQDEESVKIVRLVKNTEPLGATIRREESTGAVVVARIMRGGAADRSGLVHVGDELREVNGNLITHKRPDEISHILSQSKGSITLKIIPAIVEDGKTKESRVYIRALFDYIPLEDRAAPCQEAGLPFKRGDILQVVSQEDATWWQAKKVGDSNMRAALIPSANFQERRLRYRQKTSSLPLCTSPNVIKYQPAPADDVDAQDKAGPRRSFRLQRERQSSPREDFYDFHVYEEVVLYVPRPGDRPRLVVLLGSLGSRTAELKQRMIADMPKIYGLAVPHTSRPRKNYEREGVEYHFITKTHFQADIHNGKFIEHGEYKDNLYGTSLMSIHRTLLQNKICLVDVQPEALKVLRTAAFKPFVVFVRPSLLEAEMKPFGSCSSLLGAGVAEHDLQDMRQSAEELERCYGHLLDHILVKEATPGAAAQLHTVLEHLRLEPQWLPATWMET
- the LOC144212119 gene encoding MAGUK p55 subfamily member 3-like isoform X3, producing the protein MIEPSMPALSANTDLHETLAVLTSHLHPNANHKENMGFLKDVFSEKGLGYLMMIHEKLKLYERHSPTPIFLHASRLADDLSEDLQNGILQEDERELLLLLGAPHLKAVLEAHDTVAQKNFDPVLPPLVNDVDHEQDEESVKIVRLVKNTEPLGATIRREESTGAVVVARIMRGGAADRSGLVHVGDELREVNGNLITHKRPDEISHILSQSKGSITLKIIPAIVEDGKTKESRVYIRALFDYIPLEDRAAPCQEAGLPFKRGDILQVVSQEDATWWQAKKVGDSNMRAALIPSANFQERRLRYRQKTSSLPLCTSPNVIKSGPRRSFRLQRERQSSPREDFYDFHVYEEVVLYVPRPGDRPRLVVLLGSLGSRTAELKQRMIADMPKIYGLAVPHTSRPRKNYEREGVEYHFITKTHFQADIHNGKFIEHGEYKDNLYGTSLMSIHRTLLQNKICLVDVQPEALKVLRTAAFKPFVVFVRPSLLEAEMKPFGSCSSLLGAGVAEHDLQDMRQSAEELERCYGHLLDHILVKEATPGAAAQLHTVLEHLRLEPQWLPATWMET